In a single window of the uncultured Erythrobacter sp. genome:
- a CDS encoding substrate-binding domain-containing protein, which translates to MTDTLSPASRRSATLEDIAREAGVSISTVSRALNDSPSVKRRTKQQIWQIARAHDYEFRASMPSGPIGADATIAVVVPAPQARDSRVSDPFFLELLAGIAEAARERNADLIISHLSPRAGLDLDYAMSTSRATGVIFIGQSSLHHEFNALAARDNRFVVWGAEFPDAQYCVIGSDNVAGGRRATAHLARLGRRRILFLGDTEAPEAEQRFRGYKQALEQAGIALDDELIVPAHFEVHSAEAAVRSAIARGLKFDAVFAVSDLIAIGAIRALTRSGMRVPEDVSVVGYDNIPAARLVTPQLTTIDQDANLAGRMLVSKLIDKGDGPAISQRLETSLLIRESCGG; encoded by the coding sequence ATGACCGATACACTCTCCCCCGCATCCCGGCGCAGCGCGACGCTTGAGGATATCGCGCGCGAAGCAGGGGTCTCGATCTCGACTGTCAGCCGTGCACTGAACGACAGTCCCTCGGTCAAGCGCCGGACCAAGCAGCAGATCTGGCAGATCGCCCGCGCCCATGATTACGAGTTTCGCGCCTCGATGCCGAGCGGGCCGATCGGCGCGGATGCGACAATCGCGGTGGTCGTCCCCGCCCCGCAGGCGCGCGACAGCCGGGTGTCCGACCCGTTCTTCCTCGAACTGCTGGCCGGCATTGCCGAAGCCGCGCGGGAACGGAACGCGGACCTGATCATCAGCCACCTCAGCCCGCGCGCCGGCCTTGATCTCGATTACGCGATGAGCACCAGCCGGGCGACCGGCGTGATCTTCATCGGGCAAAGCTCGCTGCACCACGAATTCAACGCGCTGGCCGCGCGCGACAATCGCTTCGTGGTGTGGGGCGCGGAGTTTCCCGATGCGCAATATTGCGTGATCGGATCGGACAATGTCGCTGGCGGCAGGCGCGCAACCGCGCACCTGGCGCGCCTTGGCCGCCGCCGCATCCTGTTCCTCGGCGATACCGAAGCGCCCGAGGCTGAACAGCGGTTCCGCGGGTACAAGCAGGCGCTCGAACAAGCGGGCATCGCGCTGGATGACGAGCTGATCGTCCCTGCCCATTTCGAAGTCCACTCGGCCGAAGCCGCCGTGCGCAGCGCGATTGCGCGCGGGCTGAAGTTCGATGCGGTGTTCGCCGTCAGCGACCTGATCGCCATCGGCGCGATCCGGGCGCTGACGCGTTCGGGTATGCGGGTGCCGGAGGACGTTTCGGTGGTGGGCTATGACAACATCCCCGCCGCGCGTCTCGTCACCCCGCAGCTCACCACAATCGATCAGGACGCAAATCTTGCCGGAAGAATGCTGGTGTCGAAGCTGATCGACAAGGGCGATGGCCCGGCGATTTCTCAGCGGCTGGAAACCAGCCTGCTGATCCGCGAAAGCTGCGGGGGATGA
- a CDS encoding alpha-amylase family glycosyl hydrolase, with protein sequence MASAQSCAGPQAAAEAAASDTDRLGAWWRGAVIYQIYPRSFRDTNGDGIGDLAGIAEGLDYIADLGVDGIWISPFFTSPMKDFGYDVADYCGIDPSFGSFADFDRIIAKAHALGLKVIIDQVYSHTSDEHAWFQESRADRTNPKADWYVWADPKPDGSPPSNWQSVFGGSAWQWDGPRKQYYLHNFLTSQPDLNVHNVEVQDALLDVARFWLTRGVDGFRLDALNFSMHDPDLRDNPPSGLPMELVTRPFDMQVKQYNQSHPDITGFLERIRAAIDEFPGRFTVAEVGGPEPLAEMKAFTEGGKRLDSAYNFDFLYAPRLTAPLVRASLSQWSGESGEGWPSWAFSNHDAPRAVTRWTLDGDMARAARLNLLLLLSLRGNPIIYQGEELGLPQGEVAFEDLQDPEAIANWPHTLGRDGARTPMPWAANAPQAGFSNANRTWLKLDPVHTGFAVDSQASDPASTLGYARQLLRLRRTHPALVHGDIALIDSPEDILAFLRRDGSGAVLCVFNLGAAPARWSPPAELGALSVIATQNTVDTAAALPHDLAPGTGYWAVVAGS encoded by the coding sequence ATGGCATCCGCCCAGTCCTGCGCTGGCCCGCAAGCCGCAGCCGAAGCCGCCGCCAGCGACACCGATCGCTTGGGGGCCTGGTGGCGCGGCGCGGTGATCTACCAGATCTATCCGCGCAGCTTCCGCGACACCAATGGCGACGGGATCGGCGATCTTGCCGGGATTGCCGAGGGGCTGGATTACATCGCCGATCTTGGCGTGGACGGCATCTGGATCTCCCCGTTCTTCACCTCGCCGATGAAGGATTTCGGCTACGACGTGGCCGATTACTGCGGGATCGACCCCAGTTTCGGCAGCTTCGCCGATTTCGACCGGATCATCGCCAAGGCGCACGCGCTGGGCCTGAAGGTGATCATCGATCAGGTCTACTCGCACACCTCGGACGAGCACGCGTGGTTTCAGGAAAGCCGCGCCGACCGCACCAATCCCAAGGCCGACTGGTATGTCTGGGCCGACCCCAAGCCCGATGGCTCGCCGCCGTCGAACTGGCAGTCGGTGTTTGGCGGTTCGGCGTGGCAGTGGGATGGGCCGCGCAAGCAGTATTACCTGCACAACTTCCTCACCAGCCAGCCTGACCTCAACGTCCATAACGTCGAAGTGCAGGACGCGCTGCTGGATGTTGCGCGGTTCTGGCTGACGCGGGGCGTCGACGGGTTCCGGCTCGATGCTCTCAACTTCTCGATGCATGACCCGGACCTGCGCGACAATCCGCCCAGCGGGCTGCCGATGGAGCTGGTGACGCGCCCGTTCGACATGCAGGTCAAGCAGTACAACCAGTCGCACCCTGACATCACTGGCTTCCTGGAACGGATCCGCGCCGCGATTGACGAGTTTCCCGGCCGCTTCACCGTCGCCGAAGTCGGCGGGCCAGAGCCGCTGGCGGAGATGAAGGCCTTCACCGAAGGCGGCAAGCGGCTGGACTCAGCCTATAACTTCGACTTCCTCTACGCCCCGCGCCTGACCGCGCCGCTGGTGCGCGCGAGCCTGTCGCAATGGAGCGGGGAGTCGGGCGAAGGCTGGCCTTCGTGGGCGTTTTCAAACCACGATGCGCCGCGCGCCGTCACCCGCTGGACGCTGGACGGCGACATGGCGCGGGCCGCCCGGCTCAACCTGCTGCTGCTGCTCAGCCTGCGCGGCAATCCGATCATCTATCAGGGCGAGGAACTGGGCCTGCCGCAAGGCGAGGTCGCGTTCGAAGACCTGCAAGACCCCGAAGCCATCGCCAATTGGCCGCACACCTTGGGGCGCGACGGTGCGCGCACCCCGATGCCGTGGGCGGCCAATGCCCCGCAAGCGGGGTTCTCGAACGCCAACCGCACCTGGCTCAAGCTTGACCCGGTTCACACCGGTTTTGCGGTCGACAGCCAAGCCTCAGACCCCGCCTCGACCCTTGGTTACGCGCGCCAGCTGCTGCGCCTGCGACGGACTCATCCCGCGCTGGTGCATGGCGATATCGCGCTGATCGACAGCCCGGAGGACATCCTCGCCTTCCTGCGCCGGGACGGAAGCGGCGCGGTGCTCTGCGTCTTCAACCTCGGCGCAGCGCCTGCCCGGTGGAGCCCTCCGGCGGAACTCGGCGCGCTCAGTGTGATCGCTACCCAAAACACGGTCGACACGGCGGCCGCCTTGCCGCACGATCTTGCTCCCGGCACCGGCTATTGGGCCGTCGTGGCGGGCAGCTGA
- a CDS encoding alpha-amylase family glycosyl hydrolase, which yields MTRIFVSLAAVLCASTALAGGPVAAESSAETSGPAPISERQLEDEIIYFVLPDRFENGDTSNDRGGIKGGVFDHGFDPTHKGFYHGGDLKGLTAKLDYIQGMGVTAIWFAPVFKNKPVQGLPGQESSGYHGYWVTDFTQVDPHFGTNAEFKAFVDAAHARGMKVYMDIIINHTADVIDYAEGPANGYAYRSKGDYPYGRMGGPNGAPINQGFAGDENADPANWAKLTDPAFAFTPQVAEAERNVKVPAWLNDVTLYHNRGNSEWVGESSVFGDFAGLDDLATEHPRVVQGMIDIFGQWIDDYGIDGYRIDTAKHVNPEFWQAFVPPILARAKAKGIDHFHIFGEIAYEEPTATLAAQVMAESQLPYALDMGFAKAAQLVASGKAGPRLMAEFLQQDAIYPGGPKTALGLPTFLGNHDFGRFAMFVRDMSGSDDAATLLARVKLGHALMFLLRGVPTVYYGDEQGFISDGNDQLAREDMFPSKVTVYNDNKLIGTTATTAQSNFDTAHPLYRLIADLSQARTASPALRRGLSEVRAFAETAPGLLAVERHDPETGQRVLAVFNTSASALSHNVEVSYRAGGVAPLVGNCPTALTAPGTVAIALPAFGFAACILETDD from the coding sequence ATGACGCGAATCTTCGTGAGCTTAGCGGCTGTGCTGTGCGCGAGCACCGCCTTGGCAGGAGGGCCGGTTGCGGCCGAATCGTCCGCCGAAACATCGGGGCCCGCGCCCATTTCCGAGCGCCAGCTTGAAGACGAGATCATCTATTTCGTCCTGCCCGACCGGTTCGAAAACGGCGACACGTCGAATGATCGCGGCGGTATCAAGGGCGGTGTGTTCGATCACGGCTTCGACCCCACCCACAAGGGTTTCTACCACGGCGGCGACCTCAAGGGGCTAACCGCCAAGCTCGATTACATTCAGGGAATGGGCGTCACCGCGATCTGGTTTGCGCCGGTGTTCAAGAACAAGCCCGTGCAGGGGCTGCCCGGTCAGGAAAGCTCGGGCTATCACGGCTATTGGGTGACCGATTTCACGCAGGTTGATCCGCATTTCGGCACCAATGCCGAATTCAAGGCCTTCGTCGATGCCGCCCATGCGCGGGGGATGAAGGTCTATATGGACATCATCATCAACCACACCGCCGATGTGATCGACTATGCCGAAGGGCCCGCGAACGGCTACGCCTATCGCAGCAAGGGCGATTATCCCTATGGGCGCATGGGCGGCCCGAACGGCGCGCCGATCAACCAAGGCTTTGCGGGTGACGAGAACGCCGATCCCGCCAATTGGGCCAAGCTCACCGATCCGGCCTTCGCCTTTACCCCGCAGGTGGCGGAGGCCGAGCGGAATGTGAAGGTGCCCGCGTGGCTCAATGACGTGACGCTCTATCACAACCGCGGCAATTCGGAGTGGGTGGGCGAAAGCAGCGTCTTCGGCGATTTCGCGGGCCTCGATGACCTTGCGACCGAGCATCCGCGCGTCGTTCAGGGCATGATCGACATCTTCGGCCAGTGGATCGACGATTACGGGATCGACGGCTACCGCATCGACACCGCCAAGCACGTAAACCCGGAATTCTGGCAGGCCTTCGTTCCCCCCATTCTGGCCCGTGCCAAGGCGAAGGGGATCGACCACTTCCACATATTCGGCGAGATCGCCTACGAAGAACCCACCGCCACGCTCGCCGCGCAAGTGATGGCGGAAAGCCAGCTGCCCTATGCGCTCGACATGGGTTTCGCGAAGGCGGCGCAATTGGTCGCGAGCGGTAAGGCCGGCCCGCGGCTGATGGCGGAATTCCTCCAGCAGGACGCGATCTACCCCGGCGGGCCGAAAACCGCGCTGGGCCTGCCGACCTTCCTCGGCAATCACGATTTCGGCCGCTTTGCGATGTTCGTGCGCGACATGAGCGGTTCGGATGATGCCGCAACCCTGCTGGCGCGGGTCAAGCTGGGTCATGCGCTGATGTTCCTGCTGCGCGGCGTGCCGACGGTCTATTACGGCGACGAACAGGGCTTTATCTCGGACGGCAACGACCAGCTGGCGCGCGAGGACATGTTCCCCAGCAAGGTCACGGTCTATAACGACAATAAGCTGATCGGCACTACAGCCACCACGGCGCAAAGCAACTTCGACACCGCTCACCCGCTTTACCGCCTGATTGCCGATCTGTCGCAGGCGCGCACAGCCAGCCCGGCGCTGCGGCGCGGCCTTTCCGAAGTGCGCGCTTTCGCCGAAACCGCCCCCGGCCTGCTTGCGGTTGAGCGGCATGATCCCGAAACCGGACAGCGGGTGCTTGCGGTGTTCAATACGAGCGCATCGGCGCTTTCGCACAATGTCGAGGTAAGCTACCGGGCGGGCGGTGTCGCGCCATTGGTCGGCAATTGTCCGACCGCCCTCACCGCGCCGGGAACGGTTGCTATCGCGTTGCCCGCTTTCGGCTTTGCCGCCTGCATTCTGGAGACTGACGACTAA
- a CDS encoding MFS transporter — MTQAGQKPALNAGQIWNMSFGFLGIQIGFELQNGNVSRIFQTLGADVGELAILWIAAPMTGLIVQPIIGHLSDKTWSRRFGRRRPYFLIGALLATLALFVMPNAPVLWVAAGMLWVMDASLNITMEPFRAFVGDNLPDRQRTMGYAMQSFFIGTGAVLAGALPWVMTNWFGLSNMAPAGAIPETVRWSFYIGGAALVAAVAWTVFSTKEYSPQELARFEAARGPATQTTAANMERTARQFSNGGIVWIIAGVIVALLVAFARGENRPAFLGDIEVAKDIYVLAALLAGFGVIQLVAASLRGQGRNDSGFMEVVSDLFAMPKTMRQLAVVQFFSWFGMFALWIYGTPGVTEYHFGATEAASAAYQDGADWWSLMGSVRNGLAAAAALGFVMVAAKIDRCRLHAINLLMGAAGFAAVLLVRDPALLWVPQIGIGIAWASIVALPYAILAGCVPAEKMGIYMGVFNIFIVVPQLLASTLLGFLVTNLFGGEPIYAMAIAAVSFVLAAAATLFVTDGEARGVPALRAGEA; from the coding sequence ATGACGCAAGCCGGCCAAAAGCCTGCGCTCAACGCTGGCCAGATCTGGAACATGAGCTTCGGCTTCCTCGGAATCCAGATCGGGTTCGAGCTTCAGAACGGCAATGTCAGCCGCATTTTCCAAACGCTGGGCGCCGATGTTGGCGAGTTGGCGATCCTGTGGATTGCCGCGCCGATGACCGGGCTGATCGTGCAACCGATCATCGGCCACCTGTCGGACAAGACCTGGAGCCGCCGCTTCGGCCGCCGCCGTCCCTATTTCCTCATTGGCGCGTTGCTGGCGACCCTTGCGCTGTTTGTCATGCCCAATGCCCCGGTGCTGTGGGTCGCAGCGGGGATGCTGTGGGTGATGGACGCCTCGCTCAACATCACGATGGAGCCGTTCCGCGCGTTTGTCGGCGACAACCTGCCCGATCGGCAGCGCACGATGGGCTATGCGATGCAGAGCTTCTTCATCGGCACCGGCGCGGTGCTGGCGGGCGCGTTGCCGTGGGTGATGACCAACTGGTTCGGCCTCAGCAATATGGCGCCTGCGGGCGCAATCCCCGAAACGGTGCGCTGGTCGTTCTATATCGGCGGCGCGGCGCTGGTGGCGGCGGTTGCGTGGACGGTGTTTTCCACCAAGGAGTATTCTCCGCAAGAACTCGCCCGCTTCGAAGCCGCGCGCGGCCCTGCCACACAAACCACCGCAGCCAATATGGAGCGCACAGCGCGGCAGTTTTCCAATGGCGGGATCGTGTGGATCATCGCTGGGGTGATCGTGGCCCTGCTGGTGGCCTTTGCGCGGGGCGAGAACCGCCCGGCGTTCCTCGGCGACATCGAAGTGGCCAAGGACATCTATGTCCTCGCCGCGCTGCTGGCAGGCTTCGGCGTGATCCAACTGGTCGCTGCATCATTGCGCGGGCAGGGGCGCAATGACAGCGGCTTCATGGAGGTGGTGAGCGATCTGTTCGCCATGCCCAAGACCATGCGTCAGCTGGCCGTGGTGCAGTTCTTCAGCTGGTTCGGGATGTTTGCGCTGTGGATCTACGGCACACCGGGCGTGACCGAATACCACTTCGGCGCAACCGAAGCCGCGAGCGCCGCCTATCAGGACGGGGCCGACTGGTGGAGCCTGATGGGATCGGTGCGCAACGGCTTGGCCGCCGCCGCCGCGCTCGGGTTCGTGATGGTCGCCGCGAAGATTGACCGCTGCCGCTTGCACGCGATCAACCTGCTGATGGGCGCGGCGGGCTTTGCCGCGGTGCTGCTGGTGCGCGATCCGGCGCTGCTGTGGGTGCCGCAGATCGGCATCGGCATCGCCTGGGCCTCAATCGTAGCGCTGCCCTATGCGATCCTTGCGGGCTGCGTCCCGGCGGAAAAAATGGGCATTTACATGGGGGTGTTCAACATCTTCATCGTCGTGCCGCAGCTGCTTGCCTCTACGCTGCTCGGCTTCCTCGTCACCAACCTGTTCGGCGGCGAGCCGATCTACGCGATGGCGATTGCGGCGGTGAGCTTCGTCCTGGCAGCGGCGGCAACACTGTTCGTCACCGATGGCGAGGCGCGGGGCGTTCCGGCTTTGCGGGCGGGGGAAGCGTGA
- a CDS encoding alpha-amylase family glycosyl hydrolase, which produces MRLAFALLAGALAATPALAQPDYTPRDVIEVQNAEWTADAVLYQLNTRQFTNEGTFTAAQQQLPRLAAMGVDIIWLMPIHPIGEANRKGSLGSPYAVRDYRGVNPEFGTEAEFRAFVDEAHRLGLKVILDWVANHSAYDNPLTVSHPEWYTRTPEGALMSPAGTDWSDVADFDYSQPGLRQYMTESLVYWVREFGIDGYRADVAGYVPTDFWETARAELDKVKPVFMLAEWEQRDLHARAFDATYGWGWKEAMQRLVKDGSGAGAMRGYYAGQSETWPHAAMRMVYTENHDQNSWDGVASEIYGLAYEAAMALSFTGPGLPLIYNGQEADNDRMLKFFERDPIVWREGTHAALIANLIALKTDNPALHNGRFGASLVEVPTDATADVFAFTRGQAGERVFGLFNLSPRPQQVTFQHARHHGRYADALSGETMTFAGGETLALAPWGYRIFTETK; this is translated from the coding sequence ATGCGGCTGGCTTTTGCGCTGCTGGCGGGCGCGCTGGCCGCGACCCCGGCGCTGGCCCAGCCCGATTACACCCCGCGCGATGTGATTGAGGTACAGAACGCCGAGTGGACGGCGGACGCGGTGCTGTATCAGCTTAATACCCGGCAGTTCACAAACGAGGGCACCTTCACGGCCGCGCAGCAGCAGCTGCCGCGCCTTGCCGCGATGGGGGTCGACATCATCTGGCTGATGCCGATCCACCCGATTGGCGAGGCGAACCGCAAGGGCAGCCTTGGCAGCCCCTATGCCGTGCGCGATTATCGCGGCGTCAATCCCGAATTCGGCACGGAAGCCGAGTTCCGCGCCTTTGTGGACGAGGCGCACCGGCTGGGGTTGAAGGTGATCCTCGACTGGGTTGCCAACCATTCGGCCTATGACAATCCGCTGACTGTGAGCCACCCCGAATGGTACACCCGCACCCCCGAAGGCGCGCTGATGTCGCCCGCTGGCACCGACTGGTCGGACGTGGCGGACTTCGATTACAGCCAGCCCGGTTTGCGCCAATATATGACCGAGAGCCTCGTCTACTGGGTGCGCGAATTCGGGATCGATGGGTATCGCGCGGACGTGGCGGGGTATGTCCCGACCGATTTCTGGGAGACGGCGCGGGCTGAGCTCGACAAGGTGAAGCCGGTCTTCATGCTCGCCGAATGGGAGCAGCGCGATCTCCACGCCCGCGCCTTTGATGCCACCTACGGTTGGGGCTGGAAGGAGGCGATGCAGCGCCTTGTGAAGGACGGCAGCGGGGCAGGGGCGATGCGCGGTTACTACGCGGGGCAGTCCGAAACCTGGCCCCATGCTGCGATGCGCATGGTCTATACCGAGAACCACGACCAGAATTCCTGGGACGGGGTTGCGAGCGAAATCTACGGCCTGGCCTATGAGGCGGCGATGGCGCTGTCCTTCACTGGCCCGGGCCTGCCGTTGATCTACAACGGGCAGGAGGCGGATAATGACCGAATGCTCAAGTTCTTCGAGCGTGATCCGATCGTCTGGCGCGAAGGCACGCACGCCGCGCTGATCGCCAATCTGATCGCGCTCAAGACCGACAACCCCGCGCTCCACAATGGGCGCTTCGGCGCGTCGCTGGTGGAAGTGCCGACCGATGCAACCGCCGATGTCTTCGCCTTTACCCGCGGGCAGGCGGGAGAGCGGGTGTTTGGGTTGTTCAACCTCAGCCCCCGCCCGCAGCAGGTGACCTTCCAGCACGCGCGCCATCATGGCCGCTATGCCGATGCGCTGAGCGGCGAGACGATGACCTTCGCGGGCGGCGAAACGCTCGCGCTTGCTCCGTGGGGCTACCGGATTTTCACAGAGACCAAGTGA
- a CDS encoding glycoside hydrolase family 97 protein, which yields MTKLWTRMIAAAVVAWAAAPLSAETLELTSPDGKITVTVKDDGGQATYAVSFEGEQVIAPSKLGMLFAEHHGFERGLAIAGSIRASKDTTWEQPWGERRLVRDQHNELAVTFKPADGPDRQMTVRFRAFDTGIGFRYELAEQAALAGDVNITEELTQFGVGEKTTMWYTPSDEFNRYEYLTRVAPAGKVDDAHTPATFRNEAGIHFSIHEAALVEYSSMSLDQLRPGNFESKLRGWTGGPKVKTKAPFTSPWRTVQVAREAVGLINSDIILNLNEPNKLGDVSWVEPGKYVGIWWAMHIRDRSWGRDQIHGATTEETKRYIDFAAKHGFAGVLVEGWNIGWDGDWYNNGDLFRFTEPMPDFDLAELGRYAVSKGVRLIGHHETSANITNYENQIEAAFDLYQKVGVRQVKTGYVADAGDAVRIDENGIRRYEWHDSQFMVRHHLKVVTEAAKRQISINAHEPVKDTGLRRTYPNWLAREGARGMEYNAWGTPPNPPEHEAMLAFTRMLAGPMDFTPGIFDLKPNERAPLRPDMPRGDPSNRPETTLAKQLALYVVLYSPVQMAADLPENYEAKPDAFQFIKDVEADWEQSIALAGEIGDYVAIARQGRKSKEWFLGAVTDEQARDLSVPLSFLDKGKRYRAQVYRDGPDADWKTNPYAMVIEEKLVTGGEAFAVRLAAGGGVAVRFIPVK from the coding sequence ATGACGAAGCTTTGGACCCGGATGATCGCGGCGGCAGTGGTCGCATGGGCCGCCGCCCCGCTCAGCGCCGAGACGCTGGAACTGACCTCGCCCGATGGCAAGATCACCGTCACGGTCAAGGATGATGGCGGGCAGGCGACCTACGCGGTCAGCTTCGAAGGCGAGCAGGTCATCGCCCCGTCCAAGCTCGGGATGCTGTTTGCCGAACACCACGGCTTCGAACGCGGCCTTGCCATCGCCGGATCGATCCGCGCGAGCAAAGACACCACGTGGGAACAGCCGTGGGGCGAGCGCCGGTTGGTCCGCGATCAGCACAACGAACTCGCGGTGACCTTTAAGCCCGCCGATGGCCCCGACCGTCAGATGACAGTTCGCTTCCGTGCGTTCGATACCGGCATCGGCTTCCGCTACGAGCTGGCCGAGCAGGCGGCGCTGGCGGGCGACGTCAACATCACCGAAGAACTCACCCAGTTCGGCGTCGGCGAGAAAACCACGATGTGGTACACCCCCTCGGACGAATTCAACCGCTACGAATACCTCACCCGCGTAGCGCCCGCCGGGAAGGTTGATGACGCGCACACGCCTGCGACCTTCCGCAATGAAGCCGGCATCCATTTCAGCATCCACGAAGCCGCATTGGTGGAATACTCCTCAATGTCGCTCGACCAGCTGCGCCCCGGCAATTTCGAATCCAAGCTGCGCGGCTGGACCGGCGGGCCCAAGGTCAAGACCAAGGCGCCCTTCACCTCGCCGTGGCGCACCGTTCAGGTCGCGCGCGAGGCGGTGGGACTGATCAATTCCGACATCATCCTCAACCTCAACGAGCCCAACAAGCTCGGCGATGTGTCATGGGTCGAGCCGGGCAAATATGTCGGCATCTGGTGGGCCATGCATATCCGCGACCGCAGCTGGGGCCGCGACCAGATCCACGGCGCGACCACCGAGGAAACCAAGCGCTACATCGATTTCGCCGCCAAGCACGGCTTTGCAGGCGTGCTGGTTGAAGGCTGGAACATCGGCTGGGACGGTGACTGGTACAATAATGGCGACCTGTTCCGCTTTACCGAGCCCATGCCCGATTTCGACCTTGCCGAATTGGGCCGCTATGCCGTCTCCAAGGGCGTGCGCCTGATCGGCCACCACGAAACCTCGGCCAACATCACCAATTACGAAAACCAGATAGAGGCCGCCTTCGACCTCTACCAGAAGGTCGGCGTGCGGCAGGTGAAGACCGGCTACGTTGCCGACGCGGGCGACGCGGTGCGGATCGACGAGAACGGCATCCGCCGCTACGAATGGCACGACAGCCAGTTCATGGTGCGCCACCATCTGAAGGTCGTGACTGAGGCCGCCAAGCGCCAGATTTCGATCAACGCGCACGAGCCGGTCAAGGACACCGGCCTGCGCCGCACCTACCCCAACTGGCTCGCCCGTGAAGGTGCACGGGGCATGGAATACAACGCCTGGGGCACGCCGCCCAACCCGCCCGAACACGAAGCGATGCTCGCCTTCACGCGGATGCTGGCAGGGCCGATGGACTTTACCCCCGGCATCTTCGACCTGAAGCCCAACGAGCGCGCGCCCTTGCGCCCCGATATGCCGCGCGGCGATCCGTCGAACCGGCCCGAGACGACGCTGGCCAAGCAATTGGCGCTCTATGTGGTGCTCTATTCCCCCGTGCAGATGGCCGCTGACCTGCCCGAGAATTACGAGGCCAAGCCAGACGCCTTCCAGTTCATCAAGGACGTGGAAGCCGATTGGGAGCAGTCAATCGCGCTTGCCGGGGAGATCGGTGATTATGTCGCCATTGCGCGGCAGGGGAGGAAGTCAAAGGAATGGTTCCTCGGCGCGGTGACGGACGAGCAAGCGCGCGACCTGTCGGTGCCGCTCAGCTTCCTCGACAAGGGCAAGCGCTACCGCGCGCAAGTGTACCGCGACGGGCCGGATGCCGACTGGAAGACCAATCCTTACGCGATGGTGATCGAGGAAAAGCTGGTAACCGGCGGCGAAGCCTTCGCCGTGCGGCTCGCCGCAGGCGGCGGGGTGGCGGTGCGCTTCATTCCGGTGAAGTGA
- a CDS encoding DJ-1/PfpI family protein: MKLAMILSARGFHWDEAIIPFEILRRRGWQIVLATPNGAKPTVDPASVTVRPILQLLGYGTAAARAPGSSGSGDFVDALNGCVPIEALSPTDLDAMYLVGGHGCLFDLHEDPILDSLLLSMLEKSAIVAAICHASSILSRLRKPDGSPVLKTTAITGFPTHLEYLVLALGWVDRQFLPLPIWTGKVISANTGRSMGLRLKELIDISHVESSGHVITGVGPKAAKRVALAIARAGLRHG, translated from the coding sequence ATGAAACTTGCCATGATCTTAAGCGCTCGAGGATTCCACTGGGACGAGGCCATCATTCCGTTCGAAATTCTGCGGCGCAGAGGATGGCAGATCGTCCTCGCAACTCCAAATGGTGCAAAACCCACCGTCGATCCCGCAAGCGTCACTGTCAGGCCGATCCTGCAACTGCTCGGCTACGGCACTGCCGCAGCACGTGCGCCTGGATCAAGCGGGAGTGGCGATTTCGTCGATGCGCTGAACGGTTGTGTCCCTATTGAGGCACTCTCCCCAACGGATCTCGATGCGATGTATCTCGTCGGGGGGCATGGATGCCTGTTCGACCTCCACGAGGATCCGATCCTTGATAGTCTCCTTCTCTCGATGCTGGAGAAGTCGGCGATCGTGGCCGCGATCTGTCACGCTTCGTCGATCCTCTCGAGGCTTCGTAAACCTGACGGTTCGCCTGTGCTGAAGACGACAGCCATAACTGGCTTCCCAACGCATTTGGAATACCTTGTCCTCGCTCTGGGCTGGGTGGACCGGCAGTTTCTTCCGCTGCCCATTTGGACTGGGAAGGTAATTTCGGCGAACACTGGCCGTTCTATGGGGCTGCGCCTGAAGGAGTTGATCGACATATCCCATGTCGAGTCCAGCGGTCACGTCATCACTGGGGTCGGCCCGAAAGCTGCGAAACGCGTCGCCTTGGCAATTGCACGGGCTGGTTTACGGCACGGATGA